Proteins co-encoded in one Aspergillus flavus chromosome 2, complete sequence genomic window:
- a CDS encoding vacuolar assembly/sorting protein, producing the protein MSSMIEGSNDRAREDELDLGEEDEGDVQPKSNGVSVDEVSPEGYAEGSMAYIEEDLPDVASPNNNSFDRRNPQLDAGTGNVPLSPRIRQLGTPGSVDETASTPDDTPSLHDSLLSSQSSNALVIRGSSRASPSPSHRPFDLRFQSRLSSPSLSGARPSSPFFAHIHSRKSSLTSRLTPGTVDSDAETPLGPWDVMRWTKLRKITGQAFSEVGKRNFGYPTCLAVSTTIVIGTSKGIILVFDYQQSLKAIIGQGTKATECGAITSLALSADHTTIAGGHVSGDIFTWEIVRPARPFLQIPPLSESQVDTHTADGHVPGSSVIHVGFLGTRRTALVSADKSGMAFSHLATRGLGAMGRTVKTTRILGRYPQHIAHGNRPRKPSSVLAFSPLPLGNVDQPTDSLGLVAMLTPYLLVIVSTTPVAQTQHKAPRPKEVAAHGAMTGALAWFPAIKLKGKDAQTSKTKLVYCWSNVLTILDVSEIEAEESPSRDRPPSLEFKARSRWKAEEAIVAVQWLSRSVLAVLTITQQLLILEDHSMRVTDSIDLLNKHIYHADLFSSQLHSLVEQFNEEDTSMHGVVADAFYMSFRSYKGRLFLLGYSDALVGALSNWADRLLALMEAGDFIGAIRLATSFYKGSGEKLTIGLPDEDALRQPIVQEKLLEMVSASLKYAFGRNQEANTEQLGNQQLEELAEVSISACVCMDDEDFLWDEVFNWYEEHDSQGVFLDALESYIVEGTVRTLPPTAVKALISHFATNHTASRLEEIICLLDTATMDIDQVTTLCKHYNLYDAFIYVWNRCVGDYVGPLQELLALVPPQGTWVNGGSVDELKRYTNAMKMFPYLSFVLTGRVYPTGNDMDDDEATQAKAALYEYLFSGNLSGAESGVHTEPNGLFSDLQAILKFDTPSFMSMLNEAFEDSFLNEQEPDETPFKGISINRQYLISILLQVMTPSAFAPSDTIYLDMFLARNLPKYPQYILLSGSTLHQVLERLCRYPSQDMAEDCELSAEYLLSFYHPPDIQSMIPLFQEARFYRILKSTYRSEKQFPELILTYLEDRSGQEAIFTCLQDCLRAGSGLGKRQRRDVIEVIKTHAGQIAGIDVQKAAQTIQDYAPETHAMFLQALENDPYEQYQYLTVVVDPTTHPGAERRPSKPVDNWMIERYVQLLCKYNPSHVADFVDELRVGDVRLEELLPSMEESGVVDAAVILLARQGQIRAAMDRLIAHLKTLESGLVGILRSIQETPDSASTAEAIDDLVESLNKYVRVGTWLCQGQTKTAQKPRTVERNGTGKHAVDQPLSFDENLWLDLIEAVVRTASSVFALIQKEHAESKLTQLAPMTSRMGNNAAQLMSSVRTLVQQVFTALLSSTVRVGGASTERNDVAFLRILRAFLTRASHWSPSLLELRAVLASIFSAYTYEKSLLALANGMLDRDLFVHVDEVTRLRQRGWRPRGQVCEVCRQRIWGPGVGSEFWEAWKQRQADAHQRRVSRQIEGRLDPAVARGKGKAAAVAEAGQAAHYHDRHADVEPVDDMRGSPENGSEMPIGPAVVFSCRHLYHRKCLLNLDHSAHTSKPHFRREGSDWELLSCPICPVHNE; encoded by the exons ATGAGCTCCATGATTGAGGGCAGTAATGACCGGGCACGAGAGGATGAGCTCGACTTGGGGGAAGAGGACGAGGGAGATGTTCAGCCAAAGAGTAACGGCGTCTCTGTCGATGAGGTGTCACCTGAGGGGTATGCGGAGGGCTCAATGGCATACATCGAAGAGGATCTCCCCGATGTAGCCAGCCCAAACAACAACTCGTTCGATAGAAGGAACCCCCAACTCGACGCCGGTACGGGCAATGTACCATTGTCGCCCCGTATCAGACAGCTTGGTACTCCCGGAAGTGTCGATGAGACAGCTTCCACACCGGATGATACTCCTTCTTTGCAT GATTCTCTCTTGTCGTCGCAAAGTAGCAATGCTTTGGTCATTCGAGGCTCATCTCGTGCCAGTCCAAGTCCGTCGCATCGCCCCTTCGATCTCCGCTTCCAGTCCCGCCTCTCCTCTCCGTCTTTGAGCGGGGCTCGACCGTCCTCGCCTTTCTTCGCTCACATCCACTCCCGGAAGTCGTCGCTTACGAGCCGCCTCACTCCGGGTACCGTGGATTCTGATGCCGAGACCCCCCTGGGTCCTTGGGATGTTATGCGGTGGACtaaattaagaaaaataacTGGCCAGGCATTTTCAGAGGTCGGCAAACGTAATTTTGGCTATCCCACATGTTTGGCGGTCTCCACCACCATAGTGATAGGAACGTCTAAGGGAATTATCCTGGTGTTTGACTATCAGCAAAGTCTCAAAGCGATCATTGGACAGGGGACTAAAG CTACCGAATGTGGAGCAATCACGTCGTTGGCACTATCCGCGGACCACACGACGATTGCCGGGGGTCATGTTTCGGGCGATATATTTACATGGGAGATTGTGAGACCGGCGCGACCTTTTCTTCAAATACCACCTCTCTCCGAAAGCCAGGTAGATACTCACACTGCCGATGGCCACGTTCCCGGGTCGTCTGTTATTCATGTAGGCTTCCTCGGTACAAGGCGCACTGCGCTCGTATCAGCCGATAAGTCAGGGATGGCCTTTTCACACCTGGCAACTCGAGGTTTGGGGGCGATGGGACGGACagtgaagacgacgaggatcTTGGGTCGTTATCCTCAACATATAGCGCACGGCAACCGGCCGCGGAAGCCAAGCTCTGTCCTTGCATTTTCACCTCTCCCTCTCGGGAATGTCGATCAGCCAACCGATTCTTTGGGCTTGGTTGCGATGCTGACACCATATCTCCTAGTTATTGTCTCGACAACACCTGTAGCACAGACCCAACATAAGGCGCCACGCCCAAAAGAGGTTGCCGCTCATGGCGCAATGACCGGAGCTTTGGCCTGGTTTCCAGCGATCAAGCTCAAGGGCAAGGATGCGCAAACTTCGAAAACAAAACTTGTTTATTGTTGGTCAAATGTATTGACTATCCTAGACGTGTCTGAGATTGAAGCAGAGGAATCACCGAGTAGGGACAGACCACCTAGCCTGGAGTTTAAAGCGCGGAGCAGATGGAAGGCCGAGGAAGCAATTGTTGCTGTGCAATGGCTGAGTCGCTCGGTCCTGGCAGTGCTGACTATAACGCAGCAATTGCTTATTCTCGAAGATCATTCTATGCGTGTAACGGATAGCATTGATCTTCTTAACAAACATATATACCATGCCGATTTGTTCTCCTCCCAGCTTCATTCTCTGGTCGAACAGTttaatgaagaagataccTCAATGCATGGCGTGGTAGCCGATGCGTTTTATATGAGCTTTCGCTCTTATAAAGGGCGCCTGTTCTTGTTGGGCTATAGCGATGCACTTGTTGGAGCTCTCTCCAATTGGGCAGACCGATTGCTTGCACTCATGGAAGCCGGAGACTTCATCGGGGCCATTCGTCTAGCAACATCCTTCTACAAAGGCAGCGGAGAAAAGCTTACCATTGGACTGCCTGATGAGGATGCACTGAGACAGCCTATCGTGCAAGAAAAGCTCCTGGAAATGGTGTCAGCTTCGCTGAAGTATGCCTTTGGCCGGAACCAGGAAGCTAACACCGAGCAGCTGGGAAATCAACAGCTCGAGGAATTGGCCGAGGTCTCCATCTCAGCTTGTGTCTgtatggatgatgaggactTCCTCTGGGATGAGGTATTTAACTGGTATGAGGAGCACGACTCTCAGGGTGTCTTCCTTGATGCCCTTGAATCATACATAGTTGAAGGGACAGTGCGCACTCTCCCCCCTACTGCCGTTAAAGCGCTTATCAGTCACTTTGCTACGAACCATACTGCCAGCCGATTGGAAGAAATAATCTGTCTGCTTGACACGGCCACGATGGATATTGACCAAGTGACGACTCTGTGTAAACATTATAACTTATACGACGCATTCATTTACGTCTGGAATCGCTGTGTAGGAGATTACGTGGGGCCACTGCAAGAACTCTTAGCACTAGTCCCACCTCAAGGCACTTGGGTTAACGGGGGCTCGGTGGATGAACTTAAACGATATACGAACGCGATGAAGATGTTTCCATATCTCTCTTTTGTCTTAACGGGCCGTGTATACCCTACTGGGAATGACatggatgacgacgaagctACTCAGGCTAAAGCAGCCTTGTACGAATATCTGTTCTCTGGGAATCTCTCTGGGGCGGAATCAGGGGTTCATACCGAACCGAATGGCTTGTTCTCGGATTTACAAGCTATCCTGAAATTCGATACCCCCAGCTTCATGAGCATGCTCAATGAAGCATTCGAGGATAGTTTTCTGAACGAACAAGAGCCAGACGAGACACCTTTCAAAGGGATATCCATCAATCGGCAATACTTAATCAGCATTCTGCTCCAGGTCATGACACCATCAGCTTTTGCTCCATCTGATACCATTTACCTAGACATGTTCCTTGCTCGGAACCTTCCTAAATACCCTCAATACATTCTACTCTCTGGAAGTACACTCCACCAGGTTTTGGAGCGGTTGTGCCGATACCCAAGCCAAGATATGGCAGAGGATTGTGAACTCAGCGCGGAGTACCTCTTATCTTTCTATCACCCTCCAGATATTCAGAGCATGATCCCACTCTTTCAGGAGGCGCGCTTCTACCGGATTCTAAAGTCAACCTATCGCTCCGAGAAGCAATTTCCTGAGTTAATTCTGACCTATCTGGAAGACCGCAGTGGGCAAGAGGCGATCTTTACCTGCCTACAGGATTGCCTGCGGGCCGGTTCCGGCTtagggaaaaggcaaaggcgAGATGTCATCGAAGTGATTAAAACCCACGCTGGCCAGATAGCAGGTATAGATGTCCAGAAGGCCGCTCAGACAATACAGGATTATGCTCCTGAAACGCATGCAATGTTTCTCCAAGCTCTGGAAAACGACCCCTATGAGCAGTACCAGTACTTGACCGTCGTGGTCGACCCTACGACGCATCCCGGCGCTGAGCGGCGGCCTTCTAAACCAGTAGACAATTGGATGATAGAGCGCTACGTGCAATTGCTTTGCAAGTACAACCCTTCACATGTCGCTGATTTCGTTGATGAGCTGCGAGTTGGCGACGTTCGGCTCGAGGAGCTGCTCCCTTCAATGGAGGAAAGTGGGGTAGTGGATGCAGCTGTCATTTTGCTGGCCAGACAAGGCCAGATCAGAGCTGCTATGGACCGTCTCATTGCGCATCTTAAGACACTCGAGTCGGGTCTCGTTGGCATTCTTCGAAGTATACAGGAGACCCCAGACTCCGCCAGCACGGCAGAAGCGATTGACGATCTTGTTGAATCTCTTAACAAGTATGTGCGTGTTGGTACATGGTTGTGCCAGGGCCAGACGAAAACAGCTCAGAAGCCACGAACTGTCGAGAGGAATGGAACCGGCAAACATGCTGTTGACCAGCCTCTCTCGTTCGATGAGAATCTCTGGCTCGACCTTATTGAGGCTGTCGTCCGTACTGCCAGTAGTGTGTTTGCTCTGATCCAGAAGGAGCACGCGGAAAGTAAATTGACCCAACTGGCACCAATGACTTCGAGGATGGGGAACAATGCAGCTCAACTGATGTCATCTGTCCGTACACTGGTACAACAGGTGTTCACGGCGCTGCTCTCCAGCACTGTCCGGGTTGGGGGAGCCTCAACCGAACGCAACGATGTTGCTTTTCTCCGAATTCTACGAGCATTCCTCACTCGTGCGTCCCATTGGTCTCCTTCGCTTCTTGAACTCCGTGCCGTCCTGGCTTCTATATTCTCGGCTTATACTTACGAGAAGTCACTCCTGGCCCTGGCTAACGGGATGCTGGACCGGGATCTCTTTGTGCATGTGGACGAGGTAACGCGACTGCGTCAAAGGGGGTGGCGGCCGCGAGGCCAGGTGTGTGAGGTCTGCCGGCAACGCATTTGGGGACCTGGGGTTGGCTCTGAATTCTGGGAGGCTTGGAAGCAGAGGCAGGCGGATGCACATCAACGTCGAGTGTCACGACAAATTGAAGGGCGACTTGACCCTGCGGTCGCCCGTGGGAAGGGCAAGGCGGCGGCAGTGGCCGAGGCGGGTCAGGCGGCACACTACCATGACAGACATGCGGACGTGGAGCCAGTGGATGACATGCGGGGATCTCCAGAAAATGGCAGTGAGATGCCGATCGGGCCCGCGGTGGTCTTTTCCTGTCGACACCTGTATCACCGAAAGTGTTTGCTGAACTTGGACCATTCTGCGCATACTAGTAAACCACATTTCCGACGCGAAGGGTCTGACTGGGAGTTGTTGTCATGCCCTATCTGTCCTGTACATAATGAATGA
- a CDS encoding PLC-like phosphodiesterase, whose translation MPSNKYPILSYILLPLLLALSTIQIVQCAPSACNGQSTFCTRKYSNITQLGAHDSPFVGPLPQHNQNLEVTEQLDLGIRFLQGQTHKALDNANTIQLCHTSCLLEDAGTLESFLGTVKTWLDSHPDEVVTLLLTNGDGFPVSRFDEVFTSARIKDYAFVPSSSPDVLAMDSWPTLGDLISTGKRLVVFLDYGADTKSVPYILDEFGYFFETPYDVTDASFPNCSIDRPSGASADGRMYIVNHFLDVNVLGVLVPDRIRAPKTNAVSGNGSIGAQSELCRSLYKRLPNVVLADFVDQGEVMKAQNALNGV comes from the exons atGCCTTCCAACAAATATCCCATCCTCTCCTACATACTATTACCTCTCCTTCTCGCCCTCTCCACCATTCAAATTGTCCAATGCGCCCCATCAGCCTGCAATGGCCAATCCACATTCTGCACCCGCAAGTACTCGAACATCACCCAACTGGGCGCCCACGACAGCCCCTTCGTCGGCCCTCTCCCACAGCATAACCAAAACCTGGAGGTAACAGAACAACTTGACCTGGGGATCCGCTTCCTGCAGGGCCAGACCCATAAAGCCCTTGACAATGCCAACACCATCCAGCTATGTCATACATCCTGTCTCCTCGAGGACGCCGGGACCCTCGAGTCCTTCCTGGGCACGGTCAAGACCTGGCTGGACAGCCACCCCGATGAAGTGGTAACACTGCTGCTTACAAACGGCGATGGCTTTCCCGTATCACGGTTCGACGAGGTATTCACCAGTGCCAGGATTAAGGATTATGCGTTTGTACCGAGCTCATCGCCGGATGTGCTGGCCATGGATTCGTGGCCGACATTGGGAGATCTGATTAGTACAGGGAAGCGACTTGTGGTATTTTTGG ATTACGGCGCCGACACCAAGTCCGTTCCATATATATTGGACGAATTCGGTTACTTCTTCGAGACGCCCTACGATGTGACGGATGCCTCGTTTCCGAATTGTAGTATCGATCGGCCTTCTGGCGCATCGGCGGACGGGCGCATGTATATTGTCAATCATTTCCTAGATGTCAATGTGTTGGGGGTCCTGGTGCCCGATCGGATCCGTGCGCCCAAGACCAATGCTGTCTCGGGCAATGGGAGTATCGGGGCACAGTCCGAATTGTGTCGCTCCTTGTACAAACGGCTGCCTAATGTGGTTCTTGCGGATTTTGTAGATCAGGGTGAGGTGATGAAAGCTCAAAATGCGCTAAATGGGGTTTAG
- a CDS encoding putative endo-1,3(4)-beta-glucanase: protein MHVLSTLTQALSLWAPLAAAAYTLQDDYGTDTTFFDKFSFFTGSDPTHGFVKYVDRGTAQNTGLIKADGTIYMGVDYTNAAPGGRQSVRISSNKVYNHGLFILDLAHMPGSICGAWPAYWLLGPNWPNNGEIDVIEGVNDQTNNQVALHTSDSCTINNSGFSGSLLTSNCYVNAPGQANNAGCGIKDNSAQSYGNGFNSAGGGVYATEWTGEAISVWFFPRSSIPGDISSGNPNPSGWGTPSARFAGACNIDSHFKDLQIIFDTTFCGDWAGGVWGSSSCASKGSCNDWVANNPAAFKDAFWRINSLKVYQGGAASVASNVTEWKMDVGIGRRSFIRQRRENWGN, encoded by the exons ATGCACGTACTATCTACACTCACCCAGGCTCTAAGCCTCTGGGCTCCCCTCGCCGCAGCCGCATACACACTACAAGATGACTACGGCACAGACACAACTTTCTTCGACAAATTTAGCTTCTTCACAGGCAGTGATCCAACCCATGGCTTCGTCAAATATGTTGACAGAGGAACAGCTCAGAACACAGGCCTAATAAAAGCCGATGGAACCATCTACATGGGCGTAGATTACACAAACGCTGCTCCAGGCGGCCGCCAAAGCGTCCGAatcagcagcaacaaagtcTACAATCACGGTCTTTTCATCCTAGACCTAGCCCACATGCCCGGCAGTATCTGCGGCGCCTGGCCAGCATA CTGGCTCCTAGGCCCTAACTGGCCCAATAACGGCGAAATAGATGTCATAGAAGGCGTGAACGACCAAACTAACAACCAGGTAGCCCTCCACACCAGCGACAGCTGCACAATCAACAATTCAGGCTTCTCGGGCTCCCTCCTTACAAGTAACTGCTACGTCAATGCCCCCGGCCAAGCCAACAACGCAGGCTGCGGTATTAAAGATAACTCGGCCCAGTCTTACGGGAATGGGTTCAATAGTGCCGGCGGCGGTGTGTATGCAACCGAATGGACTGGCGAGGCTATCAGTGTTTGGTTTTTCCCGCGTTCGAGTATCCCTGGTGATATCAGTAGCGGAAACCCGAATCCGAGTGGTTGGGGGACACCGTCAGCGAGGTTTGCCGGAGCCTGTAATATTGATTCGCATTTTAAGGACTTGCAGATT ATCTTCGATACGACCTTCTGCGGAGACTGGGCTGGTGGTGTTTGGGGGTCGAGTAGCTGTGCCTCGAAGGGGTCTTGCAATGATTGGGTGGCTAATAACCCTGCTGCGTTTAAAGATGCCTTCTGGCGTATTAACTCGCTGAAGGTTTATCAGGGCGGTGCTGCGAGCGTTGCGAGCAATGTGACTGAGTGGAAGATGGATGTAGGTATCGGAAGACGTTCCTTTATCAGACAGCGGAGGGAGAATTGGGGAAATTGA
- a CDS encoding uncharacterized protein (expressed protein), producing the protein MYHKMRREMPIKLPKEEQSTSHGLLLDLSMDVHLQLSPLIIILTVERTLDPCDLIDPGVCHTNPWCEADHHRKLNKRENSLIYSVHGASPVHRSINLTFVKRLAIKWRSSFPSLNAPSVPRTLCPSNQFEISTPDVTVLEPSVIQEHPFYPFHSSPHWP; encoded by the coding sequence ATGTATCACAAGATGAGACGAGAAATGCCAATAAAACTCCCCAAAGAGGAACAGTCGACATCACATGGcctccttctcgatctcTCGATGGACGTCCATCTTCAACTTTCCccactcatcatcatcttgaCCGTTGAGAGAACCCTCGATCCTTGCGATCTGATTGACCCAGGTGTCTGTCACACTAATCCATGGTGCGAAGCTGACCATCATCGGAAATtaaacaaaagggaaaattcCCTGATATACTCCGTGCACGGCGCGTCGCCTGTGCATCGATCTATAAACTTGACCTTTGTGAAACGACTTGCGATAAAATggagatcttctttcccttctctaAACGCGCCCTCTGTTCCACGAACCTTGTGTCCATCCAACCAGTTTGAAATATCCACGCCTGATGTTACCGTTTTGGAACCGTCTGTGATCCAGGAACACCCCTTTTATCCATTCCATTCCAGTCCACACTGGCCGTGA